Proteins encoded within one genomic window of Brienomyrus brachyistius isolate T26 unplaced genomic scaffold, BBRACH_0.4 scaffold81, whole genome shotgun sequence:
- the LOC125726947 gene encoding cullin-1-like, with the protein MSSSRSQNPHGLKQIGLDQIWDDLRAGIQQVYTRQSMAKSRYMELYTHVYNYCTSVHQSNQARGAGAPASKPSKKTPTPGGAQFVGLELYKRLKEFLKNYLTNLLKDGEDLMDESVLKFYTQQWEDYRFSSKVLNGICAYLNRHWVRRECDEGRKGIYEIYSLALVTWRECLFRPLNKQVTNAVLKLIEKERNGEPINTRLVSGVVQSYVELGLNEDDAFAKGPTLSVYKESFESQFLTDTERFYTRESTEFLQQNPVTEYMKKAEARLLEEQRRVQVYLHESTQDDLARKCEQVLIEKHLEIFHTEFQNLLDADKNEDLGRMYNLVSRITDGLGELKKLLETHIHNQGLAAIEKCGEAALNDPKMYVQTILDVHKKYNALVMSAFNNDAGFVAALDKACGRFINNNAVTRMAQSSSKSPELLARYCDSLLKKSSKNPEEAELEDTLNQVMVVFKYIEDKDVFQKFYAKMLAKRLVHQNSASDDAEASMISKLKQACGFEYTSKLQRMFQDIGVSKDLNEQFKKHLCNSEPLDLDFSTQVLSSGSWPFQQSCTFALPSELERSYQRFTAFYSSRHSGRKLTWLYHLSKGELVTNCFKNRYTLQASTFQMAILLQYNTEDVYSMRQLTDSTQIKADILVQVLQILLKSKLLVLEDENANVDEVDFKPDTLIKLYLGYKNKKLRVNINVPMKTEQKQEQETTHKNIEEDRKLLIQAAIVRIMKMRKVLKHQQLLAEVLNQLSSRFKPRVPVIKKCIDILIEKEYLERVDGEKDTYSYLA; encoded by the exons aTGTCGTCCAGCAGGAGCCAGAACCCACATGGGCTCAAGCAAATCGGCCTGGACCAGATCTGGGACGACCTGCGGGCAGGAATCCAGCAGGTCTACACCAGGCAGAGCATGGCCAAATCCCGCTACATGGAACTCTACAC GCATGTTTATAATTACTGCACCAGTGTGCACCAGTCCAACCAGGCCCGTGGGGCCGGGGCTCCTGCTTCCAAACCTTCCAAGAAGACCCCTACCCCAGGGGGGGCCCAGTTTGTAGGCCTGGAGCTCTACAAGCGACTCAAAGAATTCCTGAAGAACTACCTGACGAACCTTCTCAAG GATGGGGAGGACCTGATGGACGAGAGCGTGCTCAAGTTCTACACGCAGCAGTGGGAGGACTACCGGTTCTCCAGCAAGGTGCTGAACGGCATCTGCGCCTATCTCAACCGCCACTGGGTCCGCCGTGAGTGCGATGAGGGCCGCAAGGGCATCTACGAGATCTACTCG CTTGCCTTGGTAACATGGAGAGAGTGCTTATTCAGACCACTGAACAAACAG GTGACGAATGCGGTGCTGAAGCTGATCGAGAAGGAGCGTAACGGCGAGCCCATCAACACGCGGCTGGTCAGCGGGGTGGTGCAGTCCTACG TGGAGCTGGGCCTGAATGAAGACGACGCCTTCGCCAAGGGGCCCACTCTCTCCGTCTACAAGGAGTCCTTCGAGAGCCAGTTCCTGACCGACACCGAGCGGTTCTACACCAGGGAGAGCACCGAGTTCCTGCAGCAGAACCCGGTGACCGAGTACATGAAGAAG gcGGAGGCCCGCTTGCTGGAGGAACAGCGCCGGGTGCAGGTCTACCTCCATGAGAGCACGCAGGATGACCTGGCACGCAAGTGTGAGCAGGTGCTGATTGAGAAGCACCTGGAGATCTTCCACACGGAGTTCCAGAACCTGCTGGATGCCGACAAGAATGAGG ACCTTGGCCGCATGTACAACCTGGTCTCTCGGATCACCGATGGCCTGGGCGAGCTGAAGAAGCTTCTGGAAACACACATCCATAACCAGGGTCTGGCCGCTATTGAGAAATGTGGGGAGGCTGCTCTCAAC GATCCCAAAATGTACGTTCAGACCATCTTGGACGTCCATAAGAAGTACAACGCCCTGGTGATGTCAGCGTTCAACAACGATGCCGGCTTTGTGGCTGCCCTGGATAAG GCCTGCGGACGCTTCATCAACAACAACGCCGTGACCAGGATGGCACAGTCTTCCAGCAAGTCCCCAGAGCTTCTAGCCAGATACTGTGACTCGCTGCTGAAGAAGAG CTCCAAGAACCCTGAAGAGGCCGAGCTGGAAGACACACTGAACCAGGTG ATGGTGGTTTTCAAATACATCGAGGACAAAGATGTTTTCCAGAAGTTCTACGCCAAGATGCTGGCGAAGCGGCTGGTGCACCAGAACAGCGCCAGTGACGACGCGGAGGCCAGCATGATCTCCAAGCTGAAG CAAGCCTGCGGCTTCGAGTATACATCCAAGCTTCAGCGCATGTTCCAGGATATCGGCGTCAGCAAGGACCTCAATGAGCAGTTCAAGAAGCACCTGTGTAACTCGGAGCCGCTGGATC TGGACTTCAGCACCCAGGTCCTGAGCTCGGGCTCCTGGCCCTTCCAGCAGTCCTGCACGTTCGCGCTGCCCTCCGAG CTGGAGAGGAGCTACCAGAGATTCACGGCCTTCTACAGCAGCAGACACAGCGGCCGCAAGCTCACCTGGTTATACCACCTGTCCAAAGGCGAGCTGGTCACCAACTGCTTCAAGAACAGATACACGCTGCAG GCGTCCACGTTCCAGATGGCCATCCTGCTGCAGTACAACACGGAGGACGTCTACAGCATGCGGCAGCTCACCGACAGCACGCAGATCAAGGCG GATATATTAGTGCAGGTTTTGCagattttgttaaaatctaaatTGCTG GTCCTGGAGGATGAGAACGCAAATGTAGATGAAGTCGATTTCAAGCCGGACACCTTGATAAAACTCTACCTGGGCTATAAAAA CAAGAAGCTACGCGTCAACATCAACGTGCCGATGAAGACGGAGCAGAAGCAGGAACAGGAGACCACACACAAGAACATCGAGGAAGACCGCAAGCTCCTCATCCAG GCCGCCATCGTCAGGATTATGAAGATGAGGAAAGTCCTCAAGCACCAGCAGCTCCTGGCAGAGGTACTGAACCAGCTGTCGTCCAGGTTTAAACCCAGAGTCCCAGTCATTAAG AAATGCATCGACATCCTGATAGAAAAGGAGTACCTCGAGCGCGTTGATGGCGAGAAGGATACCTACAGCTACTTGGCCTAA